From Campylobacter lari, a single genomic window includes:
- a CDS encoding DegT/DnrJ/EryC1/StrS family aminotransferase, whose protein sequence is MIVNQFQELESKIAYKFNVHHCLYTHSGTSALYISFLYIKSLGRTKILIPNIICPQVVIAAIRAGLDYEFCDISLDDYVMDLDSIKQIYKTNNFDALLLAHVYGHICSNDIINFCKFHDIFIIEDCAQTYKVNPLCDLSIFSFGHTKFLDNDFMGGAILSMNDLSKLRCINNTLASPILDDLDYNLQEYRKEFYNLDKSNDNYFTKFQELLLKYTKFYKVEQYNFILYKKLEQLEHICKNRIKKMQIYKQEMIHDLIIHPKLS, encoded by the coding sequence ATGATTGTAAATCAATTTCAAGAATTAGAATCAAAAATTGCTTATAAATTTAATGTACATCATTGCCTATATACTCATTCTGGAACTAGTGCTTTATATATTAGTTTTTTATATATAAAATCGTTAGGCAGGACAAAAATTTTAATTCCAAATATTATATGTCCTCAGGTAGTTATAGCAGCTATTAGAGCAGGATTAGACTATGAATTTTGTGATATTAGTTTAGATGATTATGTAATGGATTTGGATAGTATAAAACAAATTTATAAAACTAATAATTTTGATGCATTATTGTTAGCTCATGTTTATGGACATATATGCAGCAATGATATTATCAATTTTTGCAAATTTCATGATATATTTATTATTGAAGATTGTGCTCAAACATATAAAGTTAATCCACTTTGTGATTTATCTATATTTAGTTTTGGACATACAAAATTTTTAGATAATGATTTTATGGGTGGAGCTATATTAAGCATGAATGACTTAAGTAAGTTAAGATGTATTAATAATACTCTTGCTAGTCCTATTCTTGATGATTTAGATTATAATTTACAAGAATATCGCAAAGAATTTTATAATCTAGACAAATCAAATGATAATTATTTTACTAAATTTCAAGAGTTATTGTTAAAATATACAAAATTTTACAAAGTAGAACAATATAATTTTATTTTATACAAAAAATTAGAACAATTAGAGCATATATGTAAAAATAGAATTAAAAAGATGCAAATATATAAGCAAGAAATGATTCATGATTTAATTATTCATCCAAAATTGTCA